The sequence GATCCTCCTGTCCCTGAAGAAGGGCCAGATCCGCCGGAAGTCCTCGACCAAGCCGTATTCGATGTCGTGGAAAACGATCTCCTCGTTTTCCACAGAAGCTTTCGCCACAAGCTCCCCATACGGATTGGCCACGAACGACTGCCCCCAGAACTCGGTGCCTTCATGCGTGCCGGATCTGTTGATTGCGGCAAGGTAGCAGCCGTTCGCAACCGCATGTCCACGCTGCACGGTTTCCCACGCGCAATGCTGGGCTTTTCCCAACGCGTCCTTCTCCTCGGGAAGCCAACCGATCGCCGTCGGGTAAACGATCAGTTCCGCACCCCCGAGCGCCATCAGGCGCGCCGCTTCCGGATACCACTGGTCCCAACAGATCAGCACACCGATTTTCCCGAACGCCGTATCCCATACAGGCCACCCGCTGTCTCCGGGCGTGAAATAGAATTTCTCCTCGAAGCCCGGATCCTGCGGAATGTGCGCCTTGCGGTAAATGCCAAGGAGACTGCCGTCGGCATCATGGATTGCGGCGGTGTTATGGTATAGCCCGGGTCCCCTGTGCTCAAAATGGGAGGAGATGATCACAACACCCAGCTCCCCCGCCAGCGTGCCCAGCCTCTCCGTCGCAGCCCCAGGTATCTTCTCCGCAAGATCGAACCTTGCCGTATCCTGAACCGTGCAGAAATAGGGCGTAAGGAAAAGCTCCTGCGTGGCGATGATCCGCGCACCGCCCGACGCGGCGTTGCGGATGAGCGTTTCGTGGTGATCGAACGCTTCCCCTTTGGTGGGGAAGGTGCCGGACTGTAGTAGTGCGATTCGTGGCATGTCTTGGTTTCGGATTGGGGCGAGTGTGCAGGCCGGAGGCGCCGAATTCAAGCAGGCATCATTCCTTGCGGCGCGCGCCATAAGATCAATTGGGATGTGCCGGCGCATGAAATACTAGACATGTAGTAATTGGCTGCGCGATGGCATCCGAATCGATGTCATGCATGCGATATCCGAACATCAAGGCGTCAAAGCGAGGCATGGAAGTCGGTTCCCTGGCCATCCAGGCCGTAAAAAGCGGAACAAAGCGGCCAGCCATGCACGATTTCACCCGGGATCGGCCTATAGCCATGTCCTCCACCCCTTGCAAATCAAGGGATTACTGCGATGACAAAAAAAATCAGAAAAAAACGCCAAAAACAGATTGACCAGTCCTGGCTGGGCAGATTAGGGTCTGCCCGTCGCCACGAAAGCGGGCGGCGCGAGAGACAGACGGTCGATCGCGGTAAGTAATTACCCGATCGGCTTTTTAGTCCCCTCGAAACAAGCTCTTTGACAGTGTGACTCAGCGCAAATCGTGCCAACTGCAAAACGAAAGTTGATCAGGGAAGCAGCCTTAAGCCGGCCAGATTTACGTTGAGATGAAGAAAAAGATTAAATTGTGCGCTGCGCGAAATGTCGCGCAGTACGTAAGGATGCCTGCCTTCGGGTAAGGATCCTTATAAGGTCAATTTGGAATACGATATCCTAGGGATCTCCGGATCTC comes from Akkermansiaceae bacterium and encodes:
- a CDS encoding carbon-nitrogen hydrolase → MPRIALLQSGTFPTKGEAFDHHETLIRNAASGGARIIATQELFLTPYFCTVQDTARFDLAEKIPGAATERLGTLAGELGVVIISSHFEHRGPGLYHNTAAIHDADGSLLGIYRKAHIPQDPGFEEKFYFTPGDSGWPVWDTAFGKIGVLICWDQWYPEAARLMALGGAELIVYPTAIGWLPEEKDALGKAQHCAWETVQRGHAVANGCYLAAINRSGTHEGTEFWGQSFVANPYGELVAKASVENEEIVFHDIEYGLVEDFRRIWPFFRDRRIDAYAGISSRWLWGQRGR